The following are from one region of the Amycolatopsis sp. QT-25 genome:
- a CDS encoding MFS transporter, producing the protein MQPQTRLHRAWFVAAAAFIALLAAAGFRAAPGVLIDPLHDEFGWSRATIASAVSVNLVLYGLFSPFAAALMERFGMRRVASTALCVVAIGAGGTVFMNSSWQLILCWGVLVGVGTGSMAMSFAATVAARWFVRSRGVVTGVLTAAGATGQLIFLPIVANLAVDEGWRTASLVIAIAALAVVPVVLLVVRDHPSDIGTTAYGAEPGEVTPVIPTGGSVRRALSVLGSAARTRTFWLLAVGFAICGATTNGLVSTHFVPAAHDHGMPQTTAAGLLALVGIFDVAGTIASGWLTDRVDPRILLGVYYALRGVSLALLPQLLSGSVEPSMWAFIVFYGLDWVATVPPTVALCVRQYGAAGPIVFGWVFASHQLGAGLAAVGAGAIRDTSGSYALAWYIAAGLAVLASIASLSISKATEPEPILVA; encoded by the coding sequence GTGCAACCTCAGACCCGGCTCCACCGCGCGTGGTTCGTCGCAGCCGCCGCCTTCATCGCCCTGCTCGCCGCCGCCGGTTTCCGCGCGGCACCCGGCGTGCTCATCGACCCGCTTCACGACGAGTTCGGCTGGTCGCGTGCGACGATCGCGTCGGCCGTCTCGGTGAACCTCGTGCTCTACGGCCTCTTCTCGCCCTTCGCAGCAGCTCTCATGGAGCGCTTCGGCATGCGACGCGTCGCCTCGACGGCGCTGTGCGTCGTCGCGATCGGCGCGGGCGGCACCGTCTTCATGAATTCGAGCTGGCAGCTCATCCTCTGCTGGGGTGTCCTGGTCGGCGTCGGCACCGGCTCGATGGCGATGAGTTTCGCCGCGACGGTCGCCGCCCGCTGGTTCGTCCGCAGCCGCGGTGTCGTCACCGGGGTCCTCACCGCGGCGGGCGCCACGGGCCAGCTGATCTTCCTCCCGATCGTGGCGAACCTCGCCGTCGACGAGGGCTGGCGCACGGCGTCACTCGTCATCGCCATCGCCGCGCTGGCCGTCGTCCCCGTCGTCCTTCTGGTGGTCCGCGATCACCCGTCCGACATCGGAACGACCGCTTACGGCGCGGAGCCCGGCGAAGTCACTCCCGTCATTCCCACGGGTGGTTCCGTTCGTCGCGCGCTCTCGGTCCTCGGCTCGGCGGCGCGCACGAGGACGTTCTGGCTGCTCGCCGTCGGTTTCGCGATCTGCGGTGCCACGACGAACGGCCTGGTCAGCACCCATTTCGTCCCTGCGGCGCACGACCACGGCATGCCGCAGACGACCGCCGCCGGCCTTCTCGCCCTCGTCGGGATCTTCGACGTCGCGGGCACGATCGCCTCCGGCTGGCTCACCGACCGCGTGGACCCACGGATCCTGCTCGGCGTCTACTACGCCCTTCGCGGCGTTTCGCTCGCCCTGCTCCCCCAGTTGTTGAGCGGATCGGTGGAACCCAGCATGTGGGCGTTCATCGTCTTCTACGGACTCGACTGGGTCGCGACGGTCCCGCCCACCGTCGCGCTCTGCGTCCGGCAATACGGCGCCGCCGGCCCGATCGTCTTCGGCTGGGTCTTCGCCAGCCACCAGCTCGGCGCTGGTCTGGCGGCTGTCGGCGCCGGCGCGATCCGCGATACGTCGGGCAGCTACGCGCTCGCCTGGTACATCGCGGCAGGCCTCGCCGTGCTCGCTTCGATCGCTTCGCTGTCGATTTCCAAGGCGACCGAACCCGAACCGATCCTCGTGGCGTGA
- a CDS encoding rhodanese-like domain-containing protein — protein sequence MPEAFASARIPGAVNLPYRDMTLESVSKLDSDLVYICSCESIHCNAATKGALKLAELGSKVKRLSGGITAWQAAGYPVDRDISTTALTAVTPSRCTC from the coding sequence GTGCCTGAAGCCTTCGCGTCGGCCCGCATCCCCGGGGCGGTCAACCTCCCGTACCGGGACATGACTCTCGAGTCGGTCAGCAAGCTGGATAGCGACCTTGTGTACATCTGCTCCTGCGAAAGCATCCACTGCAACGCCGCCACCAAGGGAGCCCTGAAACTCGCAGAGCTCGGCTCCAAGGTCAAACGCCTGTCCGGTGGCATCACCGCGTGGCAAGCAGCTGGCTATCCCGTTGACCGGGACATTTCGACGACTGCCCTCACTGCCGTGACCCCTTCACGCTGCACCTGCTGA
- a CDS encoding LppX_LprAFG lipoprotein — protein sequence MRCRHLVPALLLTIGLVGGCAGSPPLPPAEDYVSAAADSLVSLRSVRFTLGVNGVVTGLPVRGLDGEISREGGAVGKADLQDDFERVKVEYRLSGSEITLSGPAGERVLAASAPYTPEAMLGAEGGLRRLLTGATDLRGERWERVQDTDSFRIAAKVPAAVIGGIVPEIKSDVFAKLWISRDEPRRLVRVWLQVPPTKPEEFAVMLELALTRHNAVVVGNGR from the coding sequence ATGCGCTGCCGTCACCTCGTGCCGGCGCTGCTGCTCACGATCGGGCTCGTCGGCGGCTGCGCGGGGTCACCCCCGTTGCCGCCTGCCGAGGATTACGTGAGCGCGGCGGCCGACTCCCTCGTCTCGTTGCGCAGCGTGCGGTTCACGCTCGGAGTGAACGGCGTCGTCACGGGGCTGCCGGTGCGCGGGCTCGACGGCGAGATCAGTCGCGAGGGTGGCGCGGTCGGAAAGGCCGACTTGCAGGACGACTTCGAACGGGTGAAGGTCGAATACCGGCTGTCCGGCTCGGAGATCACGCTCAGCGGGCCTGCTGGGGAGCGGGTGCTTGCGGCTTCGGCACCGTACACTCCTGAAGCGATGCTCGGGGCCGAAGGTGGGCTTCGGCGGCTGCTGACCGGGGCGACCGACTTGCGGGGCGAACGGTGGGAGCGCGTACAGGACACCGATTCGTTCCGGATCGCCGCGAAGGTGCCGGCCGCGGTGATCGGCGGGATCGTGCCGGAGATCAAGTCGGACGTGTTCGCGAAGCTGTGGATTTCGCGGGACGAGCCGCGGCGGCTGGTGCGGGTGTGGCTGCAGGTGCCGCCGACGAAGCCCGAGGAGTTCGCGGTGATGCTGGAGCTGGCGTTGACCAGGCATAACGCGGTCGTCGTGGGGAACGGGCGATAG
- a CDS encoding inorganic phosphate transporter, with amino-acid sequence MEPSLLVVLVVVTALIFDFTNGFHDTANSMATSIATGALRPKVAVTISAVLNLVGAFLSVEVAKTISNGLVDDTKIGPAIVFGGLIGAIVWNLVTWFVGLPSSSSHALFGGLIGATWVSAGTDSVHFGKIVEKVLVPAALSPVLAGLFAMIVTYFVYRIFVRRGRTAGFRVGQIISASLVSLAHGTNDAQKTMGVITLTMITAGTLPAGAGPPLWVIVSAALALALGTYLGGWRITYTLGKGLTDIDGPQGFAAQTSSAAVILASTNFGFPLSTTHVCSGGIVGSGVGRNESPVRWRTAGRMVIAWLFTLPAAAIVGAGAGLVTSTGTVGTISVGVVGLAIGVGIYFLSRRSPVNAGSFTTPVPPLPEPEVGRIAA; translated from the coding sequence GTGGAGCCCTCACTGTTGGTCGTGCTCGTCGTCGTCACGGCCCTGATTTTCGATTTCACGAACGGGTTCCACGACACGGCCAACTCGATGGCGACGTCGATCGCCACCGGAGCGTTGCGTCCCAAAGTCGCGGTGACGATCTCCGCGGTCCTGAACCTGGTCGGTGCCTTCCTCTCCGTCGAAGTGGCCAAGACCATCTCGAATGGATTGGTTGACGACACCAAGATCGGACCGGCGATCGTGTTCGGTGGTCTGATCGGGGCGATCGTGTGGAATCTGGTCACCTGGTTCGTCGGACTACCGTCCAGTTCGTCCCATGCGCTGTTCGGTGGCCTGATCGGCGCTACATGGGTGTCGGCAGGGACGGACTCCGTCCATTTCGGAAAGATCGTCGAGAAGGTGCTGGTTCCAGCGGCCCTGTCGCCGGTCTTGGCCGGCCTCTTCGCGATGATCGTGACTTACTTCGTCTACCGGATCTTCGTCCGCCGCGGCCGGACTGCCGGCTTCCGAGTCGGGCAGATCATCTCGGCTTCGCTGGTCTCGCTCGCCCATGGCACGAACGACGCGCAGAAGACCATGGGTGTGATCACGTTGACGATGATCACGGCCGGAACCCTTCCCGCGGGGGCCGGACCACCGCTCTGGGTGATCGTCAGCGCGGCACTCGCGCTGGCGCTCGGCACGTACCTGGGCGGCTGGCGAATCACCTACACCCTGGGTAAAGGGCTAACGGACATCGATGGGCCGCAGGGCTTCGCCGCGCAGACCAGCTCGGCTGCGGTCATCCTCGCTTCGACGAACTTCGGTTTCCCGCTTTCGACCACGCACGTCTGTTCTGGTGGCATCGTCGGCTCGGGCGTGGGCAGGAACGAGTCACCGGTCCGCTGGCGTACGGCCGGCCGCATGGTGATCGCCTGGCTGTTCACGCTTCCGGCAGCGGCCATCGTCGGTGCTGGGGCCGGTCTCGTGACCTCGACAGGCACGGTGGGCACGATCTCCGTCGGTGTGGTCGGCCTAGCGATCGGCGTCGGGATCTACTTCCTTTCCCGGCGAAGCCCGGTCAACGCCGGCAGCTTCACCACTCCCGTCCCGCCCCTTCCTGAACCGGAAGTCGGCAGGATCGCCGCCTAG
- the glnA gene encoding type I glutamate--ammonia ligase encodes MDRQQEFVLRTLEERDIRFVRLWFTDVLGFLKSVAVAPAELEGAFSEGIGFDGSAIEGFARVYESDMVAKPDPATFQVLPWETPDGGPYSARMFCDIAMPDGSPSWADPRHVLRRQLSKAAEAGFTCYVHPEIEFFLLASLPDDGSEPEPADNGGYFDQASHATATHFRRHAIETLEAMGISVEFSHHEGAPGQQEIDLRYADALTMADNVMTFRYVVKEVALTQGVRATFMPKPFTNQPGSGMHTHVSLFEGDRNAFYDAEDPYELSATGKAFVAGLLHHAKEISAVTNQWVNSYKRLISGSEAPTTVSWGRANRSALVRVPMYSPGKASSRRVEIRTLDSACNPYLAYSVILAAGLKGIEKGYELPPPAEDNIWQLSDAERRAAGYAQLPQNLGEALSEMEKSELLPEALGEHVYDFFLRNKRVEWDNYRSAVTPYELRTLLPVL; translated from the coding sequence ATGGATCGCCAGCAGGAGTTCGTGCTCCGTACCTTGGAAGAGCGCGACATCCGTTTCGTCAGGCTCTGGTTCACGGATGTGCTGGGGTTCCTCAAGTCCGTCGCGGTGGCGCCGGCCGAACTCGAGGGCGCCTTCAGCGAGGGGATCGGCTTCGACGGATCGGCCATCGAAGGCTTCGCGCGTGTCTACGAGTCCGACATGGTCGCGAAGCCCGACCCGGCCACCTTCCAAGTCCTTCCCTGGGAGACCCCGGACGGCGGCCCGTACTCGGCGCGCATGTTCTGCGACATCGCGATGCCGGACGGATCCCCGTCCTGGGCGGACCCCCGGCACGTCCTGCGCAGGCAGCTCTCGAAGGCGGCCGAAGCGGGTTTCACCTGCTACGTCCATCCCGAAATCGAGTTCTTCCTGCTCGCGAGCCTGCCGGACGACGGCAGCGAACCCGAGCCCGCGGACAACGGCGGCTACTTCGACCAGGCCAGCCACGCGACGGCGACGCACTTCCGCCGTCACGCCATCGAGACGCTCGAAGCGATGGGGATCTCCGTCGAATTCAGCCACCACGAGGGCGCGCCCGGTCAGCAGGAGATCGACCTCAGGTACGCGGACGCGCTGACCATGGCCGACAACGTGATGACCTTCCGGTACGTCGTCAAGGAGGTCGCGCTCACCCAGGGTGTCCGCGCGACCTTCATGCCGAAGCCGTTCACCAACCAGCCGGGTTCCGGGATGCACACCCACGTGAGCCTGTTCGAGGGTGACCGCAACGCCTTCTACGACGCCGAAGACCCGTACGAGTTGTCGGCGACGGGTAAAGCTTTCGTGGCGGGGTTGTTGCACCACGCGAAGGAGATCTCGGCGGTCACCAACCAATGGGTGAACTCCTACAAACGGCTGATCAGCGGCAGCGAAGCCCCGACGACCGTGTCGTGGGGCCGCGCGAACCGCTCCGCGCTGGTCAGGGTGCCGATGTACTCGCCCGGCAAGGCGTCGTCACGCCGCGTCGAGATCCGCACACTGGACTCCGCGTGCAACCCCTATCTGGCGTACTCGGTCATCCTGGCCGCCGGCCTCAAGGGCATCGAGAAGGGCTACGAGCTACCTCCCCCCGCCGAGGACAACATCTGGCAGCTCTCGGACGCCGAGCGTCGCGCGGCCGGATACGCCCAGCTCCCGCAGAACCTCGGCGAGGCGCTGTCCGAGATGGAAAAATCGGAACTTCTGCCCGAAGCGCTCGGAGAGCACGTTTACGACTTCTTTCTGCGTAACAAACGTGTTGAATGGGATAACTACCGCAGCGCGGTGACCCCGTACGAGCTGCGGACCCTGCTTCCGGTTCTCTAG
- a CDS encoding alpha/beta hydrolase yields MSTHVSARSRARRFAAITLSGLLAVTSAACSSGEGRTQPPPPATESHAPTGPVPSGLEKFYGQSLTWADCAPYATSDDAKAAFRVKDAQCARLTVPLDYAKPEGDSVTLGLLRRKALETDERIGALVVNPGGPGASGMAAAAGLASRTATNALGKRFDIVGFDPRGIGASQPQIRCLTDAERDADRADDSETDGSPEGVKKQETESQYFAAKCAERTDHGPSMLANVGTRDVVKDMDVLRSVLGDPKLNYLGYSYGTRIGSAYAEAFPANVRALVLDGAVDPEQDAVESLVAQGEGFGKAFGEFSNWCAAREDCALGRDAAGVTKAFQDLVRPLIDFPVPVSDGRKLSYEDATTGVIQALYQEDLWEPLNTALNDLKRQRGDGLEKLADLYNERGADGRYGTTQDAFVAIRCVDDPRVTDPAKLLDAQKRYAQAAPFLDDGKPDGSARDACAFWPVPNTSEPHLPNVEGLPKTLVISTTNDPATPYQAGVNLAKAIKGALLTFEGNQHTVFLQGVSCVDQIGIDYLVNGALPDEGTRCAAK; encoded by the coding sequence GTGTCCACTCATGTCAGCGCCAGGTCCCGTGCCCGTCGATTCGCCGCGATCACGCTGTCCGGCCTGCTCGCCGTCACTTCCGCCGCGTGCTCGTCGGGAGAGGGTAGAACCCAGCCCCCGCCTCCGGCCACCGAGTCGCACGCTCCGACCGGGCCGGTGCCGTCCGGCCTCGAGAAGTTCTACGGACAGAGCCTGACCTGGGCCGACTGTGCACCCTACGCGACATCCGATGACGCGAAAGCGGCGTTTCGAGTGAAGGACGCACAATGCGCCCGGTTGACCGTCCCGCTCGACTACGCGAAACCCGAAGGCGACTCGGTCACGCTCGGCCTCCTGCGCCGGAAGGCACTGGAAACCGACGAAAGGATTGGAGCGCTCGTGGTCAATCCCGGTGGTCCCGGCGCTTCCGGGATGGCGGCCGCGGCCGGTCTCGCCTCCCGGACGGCGACGAACGCCCTGGGCAAACGCTTCGACATCGTCGGCTTCGACCCGCGCGGCATCGGCGCGAGCCAGCCGCAGATCCGCTGCCTGACCGACGCCGAACGCGACGCGGACCGGGCGGACGACAGCGAGACGGACGGGTCACCCGAGGGAGTGAAAAAGCAGGAGACCGAGTCCCAGTATTTCGCGGCCAAGTGCGCCGAGCGGACCGATCACGGCCCCTCGATGCTCGCGAACGTGGGCACCCGTGACGTCGTCAAGGACATGGACGTCCTGCGGTCGGTCCTCGGCGATCCGAAACTGAACTACCTCGGCTACTCCTACGGGACACGGATCGGATCCGCCTACGCCGAAGCGTTCCCGGCGAACGTCCGCGCGCTGGTGCTCGACGGGGCCGTCGACCCGGAGCAGGACGCGGTGGAGTCGCTCGTCGCGCAGGGAGAGGGCTTCGGCAAGGCGTTCGGGGAGTTTTCGAACTGGTGCGCCGCGCGCGAGGACTGCGCTCTGGGGCGCGACGCCGCCGGCGTGACGAAGGCGTTCCAGGATTTGGTGCGGCCGTTGATCGATTTCCCGGTGCCGGTCAGCGACGGCCGGAAACTGTCGTACGAGGACGCGACGACAGGCGTGATACAGGCTCTCTACCAGGAAGATCTCTGGGAACCGCTGAACACCGCGCTCAACGACCTGAAGCGCCAGCGCGGCGACGGTCTGGAGAAGCTGGCCGACCTCTACAACGAACGCGGCGCCGACGGCCGCTACGGGACGACGCAGGACGCGTTCGTCGCGATCAGGTGCGTCGACGACCCGCGAGTCACCGATCCGGCGAAGCTCCTCGACGCGCAGAAGCGATACGCGCAGGCGGCGCCGTTCCTCGACGACGGCAAGCCGGACGGTTCCGCGCGCGACGCCTGCGCCTTCTGGCCGGTGCCGAACACCTCGGAGCCGCACCTGCCCAACGTCGAGGGCCTGCCGAAGACGCTGGTCATCTCGACCACGAACGACCCGGCGACCCCTTATCAGGCGGGCGTCAACCTCGCGAAAGCGATCAAGGGAGCTTTGCTGACGTTCGAGGGCAACCAGCACACGGTGTTCCTCCAGGGCGTCTCGTGCGTCGACCAGATCGGCATCGATTACCTGGTAAACGGCGCCCTGCCGGACGAAGGCACCCGCTGCGCCGCCAAGTAA
- a CDS encoding type 1 glutamine amidotransferase: MTALKLLVIQLDASDPIGPLGDWLTEAGAELDVRLLPDRTLPADLDGYGGAVCLGGGMGANDDAAHPWLADVRKVLSKAAGARIPTLGICLGGQLLAVALGGSVATGDRGPEVGPGLVSKKDAAWTDPLFADLPLMQDVLQFHNDAITRLPAGAELLASSPRYAYQAFRFDRCAYGVQFHVETTPDVVLDWARQSPEMAELTRPGVLTPENLARVHADITETWRPFAHRFVRLVSGDLAPAADRQRTLPMA; this comes from the coding sequence GTGACCGCCCTCAAGTTGCTCGTCATCCAGCTGGATGCATCAGACCCGATCGGCCCGCTCGGCGACTGGCTCACCGAGGCGGGAGCCGAACTCGACGTCCGGTTGCTGCCCGATCGAACGCTTCCCGCCGACCTTGATGGATACGGGGGCGCCGTATGTCTCGGCGGCGGGATGGGCGCCAACGATGACGCCGCACATCCGTGGCTCGCGGATGTGCGGAAGGTTCTTTCGAAGGCTGCTGGCGCGCGCATCCCGACGCTGGGAATCTGCCTCGGTGGTCAGCTCCTGGCGGTGGCGTTGGGCGGCAGTGTCGCCACAGGTGATCGAGGGCCTGAAGTCGGCCCGGGACTCGTGTCCAAGAAGGACGCTGCTTGGACCGACCCGCTCTTCGCGGACCTACCGCTCATGCAAGACGTCCTGCAGTTCCACAACGACGCGATCACCCGGTTGCCCGCGGGTGCCGAACTCCTGGCTTCTTCGCCGCGGTATGCCTACCAGGCGTTCCGTTTCGACCGTTGTGCCTACGGTGTCCAGTTCCATGTCGAGACGACGCCGGACGTGGTCCTCGACTGGGCGCGGCAATCGCCGGAAATGGCGGAACTCACCCGGCCGGGCGTACTGACTCCGGAAAACCTCGCCCGGGTGCATGCCGATATCACCGAAACCTGGCGACCGTTCGCCCACCGCTTCGTCCGACTGGTGTCCGGTGACCTCGCCCCGGCTGCGGACCGTCAACGTACATTGCCGATGGCTTAA
- a CDS encoding amidase → MVRRPVFGVLTTLVAATVAATAVPAASAVGKPLDLDAADIPALQARMSSGRLTAVGLTSAYLERIHRVDRKVNAVIAVNPAAIVQAAESDVRRRAGKTRGPLDGIPVLVKDNVDTRSMQTTAGSRALRSKPAKDATLIRRLRDTGAVVLGKANLSEWANFRAAKPTSGWSGVGGQTNNPYVLDRNPCGSSAGSAVSVAASLAQVSIGSETDGSIVCPAGMTSTVGHKPSLGLVSRTGVVPISAEQDTAGPMARHVVDVALTLSALQGRDPSDPATGAYPPNQPTDYAAHLRPGVLKGSRIGLWRLPVLGPDVDAVVTRTKNSLVKAGAEVVEVTPPYQARLGELEFPALLTEFHRDIDRYLATRPEGPRDLAALIEYNRSDPLEQTCFAGQELFEQALVAPGPSDPGYQAMRRELTDLAKRSIDETLAKYRLDAIAAPTNPPAWKTDCKTGDNDVIPSSTPAAVSGYPAVTVPAGFVGELPVGVSFMAGQWTDARVLAYAADFERIVPARKPPRYLKTVG, encoded by the coding sequence ATGGTGCGGCGACCGGTATTCGGAGTTCTGACGACCTTGGTCGCCGCGACCGTCGCGGCCACAGCCGTGCCGGCGGCTTCCGCAGTCGGAAAACCTCTCGATCTCGACGCCGCGGACATCCCCGCGCTCCAGGCCCGGATGTCCTCCGGACGGCTGACCGCGGTCGGGCTGACCTCGGCTTATCTCGAGCGCATCCATCGGGTCGACCGCAAGGTGAACGCGGTCATCGCGGTCAATCCGGCCGCGATCGTGCAAGCCGCCGAGAGTGACGTCCGGCGTCGCGCGGGCAAGACGCGGGGGCCGTTGGACGGCATCCCTGTCCTGGTGAAGGACAACGTCGACACCCGCTCCATGCAGACGACGGCGGGTTCGCGCGCACTGCGCAGCAAGCCCGCGAAGGACGCGACGTTGATCCGCCGTCTGCGTGACACGGGCGCGGTCGTCCTCGGCAAGGCGAACCTGTCCGAATGGGCGAACTTCCGTGCCGCCAAACCCACTTCCGGGTGGTCCGGCGTCGGTGGGCAGACGAACAACCCATACGTGCTCGATCGCAACCCTTGTGGGTCGTCCGCCGGGTCCGCCGTGAGTGTCGCCGCGTCGCTCGCCCAGGTCTCGATCGGCAGCGAAACCGACGGTTCGATCGTCTGCCCGGCCGGGATGACCTCGACGGTGGGGCACAAACCGAGCCTCGGCCTGGTGAGCCGCACCGGCGTGGTGCCTATCTCGGCCGAACAGGACACCGCCGGCCCGATGGCCAGGCACGTCGTCGACGTCGCGTTGACCCTGTCCGCGCTCCAAGGCCGCGACCCGAGCGACCCGGCCACCGGCGCCTACCCGCCGAACCAGCCGACCGACTACGCCGCGCATCTCCGGCCCGGCGTGCTGAAGGGCTCCCGGATCGGGCTCTGGCGCCTGCCGGTTCTCGGTCCGGATGTCGACGCCGTAGTGACGCGAACCAAGAATTCGCTGGTCAAGGCGGGTGCCGAGGTCGTCGAGGTGACGCCGCCGTACCAGGCGAGGCTCGGCGAACTGGAATTTCCGGCCCTGCTCACCGAGTTCCACCGGGACATCGATCGCTACCTGGCCACGCGCCCCGAAGGACCGCGCGACCTCGCCGCGTTGATCGAGTACAACCGCTCCGATCCGCTGGAGCAGACCTGCTTCGCCGGGCAGGAGCTCTTCGAACAAGCACTCGTCGCGCCCGGTCCCTCCGATCCCGGCTATCAGGCCATGCGGCGCGAACTCACCGATCTGGCGAAACGCTCGATCGACGAGACCCTCGCCAAGTACCGCCTGGACGCGATCGCCGCGCCCACGAACCCGCCCGCCTGGAAGACCGACTGCAAAACCGGCGACAACGACGTGATCCCGTCGTCGACGCCGGCCGCGGTCTCCGGCTACCCAGCGGTGACCGTGCCCGCCGGTTTCGTCGGCGAACTCCCGGTGGGGGTCTCGTTCATGGCGGGGCAGTGGACCGACGCCCGGGTGCTCGCCTACGCGGCCGACTTCGAACGCATCGTGCCCGCCCGTAAACCGCCCCGCTACCTGAAGACCGTCGGGTGA